One Thermoplasma volcanium GSS1 genomic window carries:
- a CDS encoding DUF357 domain-containing protein — translation MIEDELIAKVKHYIEVEEAALSKLSIAVPERSFLRKFAEDSFKMIKSYFEDAKFFYAKGDIINAFASLNYSYGWIDSGVRLGIFDGMRDQKLFTLYE, via the coding sequence TTGATTGAAGATGAACTTATTGCAAAGGTAAAACATTATATAGAGGTTGAAGAAGCTGCTCTCTCAAAACTCAGTATAGCTGTTCCGGAAAGGTCTTTTCTAAGGAAATTCGCAGAAGATAGCTTTAAAATGATTAAGAGCTATTTCGAAGATGCCAAGTTTTTTTATGCAAAGGGAGATATCATAAACGCCTTCGCATCCCTTAATTATTCCTATGGATGGATTGATAGCGGGGTTCGCTTGGGAATATTTGACGGCATGAGGGACCAAAAGCTCTTTACCTTATAC
- the purE gene encoding 5-(carboxyamino)imidazole ribonucleotide mutase, whose protein sequence is MPKVAVIMGSSSDYEVMKAAIDTLNEFGVDVISKVVSAHRTPEFMMQFAKEAASSGIEAIIAGAGGAAHLPGMVAAMTPLPVIGVPVPTKNLGGMDSLLSIVQMPSGVPVATVAIGNSKNAALLAIRILSIKYPDLMAKMSEFMESEKQRVLQEKI, encoded by the coding sequence ATGCCAAAGGTTGCAGTAATCATGGGGAGTTCAAGCGATTACGAAGTAATGAAAGCCGCCATAGATACACTCAACGAGTTCGGTGTAGATGTAATCTCGAAAGTGGTCTCTGCACATAGGACTCCAGAGTTTATGATGCAGTTTGCAAAGGAGGCAGCTTCCTCTGGAATAGAAGCTATAATAGCTGGAGCAGGCGGAGCTGCACACCTGCCTGGCATGGTTGCTGCGATGACTCCATTGCCGGTGATTGGAGTGCCAGTTCCTACGAAAAACCTAGGAGGGATGGATTCCCTGCTATCAATAGTGCAAATGCCTTCTGGTGTGCCAGTAGCTACTGTTGCTATTGGCAATTCGAAGAATGCAGCTCTGTTGGCAATTCGAATACTGTCAATAAAATATCCCGATCTTATGGCCAAAATGTCTGAATTTATGGAATCTGAAAAACAGCGGGTTCTTCAAGAAAAGATCTGA